From a region of the Alosa sapidissima isolate fAloSap1 chromosome 9, fAloSap1.pri, whole genome shotgun sequence genome:
- the LOC121718337 gene encoding uncharacterized protein LOC121718337, with the protein MPMSACSVSSSKEDRGSVASAMQCLPDLDIWDTPPSNLWTRPVAPAVRNTTCMVYTKDSRTELCSRIFGLHTEGVGSTMETDIRTTQASIYRMVQRMGAFEERMEGKMNELLMLLRGSQSPLTAPEDPLLLSPCSSVTELQEFDRSLGEQERRNKMQHFLTTLGGSNPGAATRRMLRRVPTNDVLSQYSLRGRKSKKSFQHLTLCRVITAASQKNFPGLTAVNSEDLIGQTLKFAPHRRPTEKD; encoded by the exons ATGCCAATGTCGGCATGTTCTGTCAGCAGCTCTAAGGAGGACCGCGGCAGTGTTGCTTCTGCAATGCAGTGTCTTCCAGACCTGGACATTTGGGACACGCCTCCGTCAAACCTGTGGACGAGGCCAGTGGCTCCTGCAGTGAGGAACACAACTTGCATGGTttacaccaaagattctagaacagagctctgttctagaatctttggtttacaCACAGAGGGAGTTGGCTCAACCATGGAGACAGATATAAGAA CCACACAGGCATCTATTTACCGCATGGTGCAGCGGATGGGCGCTTttgaggagaggatggaggggaAGATGAACGAGCTGCTTATGCTCTTGAGGGGCTCCCAgtcacctctcactgctccagAGGATCCTCTGTTGCTGTCGCCCTGCTCATCAGTCACTGAGCTGCAGGAGTTCGACAGGAGTCTTGGtgaacaggagaggaggaacaaaATG CAACATTTCCTGACAACACTGGGAGGTTCGAACCCAGGAGCTGCCACTCGTCGTATGCTACGGCGAGTACCTACCAATGATGTTCTGTCCCAGTATAGTCTGCGGGGCAGAAAGTCGAAAAAGTCCTTCCAGCACCTGACGCTCTGCAGGGTTATAACAG CGGCCTCCCAGAAGAATTTCCCAGGACTGACTGCAGTCAATTCTGAGGACTTGATTGGGCAAACACTCAAGTTTGCCCCACACAGACG ACCAACTGAGAAGGACTGA